In the Piscinibacter sp. XHJ-5 genome, one interval contains:
- a CDS encoding ABC transporter substrate-binding protein: MGINANTAAAVRTGTHERRFLIILSPGLLGIGRQSPARSRNQCSNFRLAILLDRGQLSTDSPCGLARIATLRGLQIPTFRANHCVQLIKWKTSHEWMPRSHECANCREQVPRAFHAARITCAASGSSWRRAMRKMLAVLLFGLIAIPGARSQEIVIGQSVALSGANADIGRDMRDGALAVFAKVNATNALGGRRVKLVTLDNANNRERALENTQQLLGQHGALALFGYNSATNSVDSLPIAARSGVLFFAPFSGSLALRNHPNVFTIRASYREEALKIVEAKRAVGADKAVILHYDDEVGRSNYEAVASVYVEAGASKPPGVAIKRGAQVDAASIGSLLKMAPHYVLATTQYSAVRDVLKAADEKGTPLSIAALSFVNPDELADSVGQLARGTIVAQVIPSPRSANHVSMPLVKECAEALVALNGAKLNYTSFESCIAAHALVAALKKAGPQPTREGILQAMGSLGRLDLGGYSLQFSPTRHHGSSWVELTMLSRGNRFVQ, translated from the coding sequence GTGGGCATCAATGCCAATACGGCTGCCGCGGTGCGCACGGGAACGCACGAAAGGAGGTTCCTGATCATCCTGTCTCCTGGTTTGCTTGGAATTGGTCGTCAATCTCCGGCGAGATCGCGCAATCAATGCTCGAACTTTCGACTTGCAATCCTGCTTGACCGCGGTCAACTTTCTACAGATTCCCCATGCGGGTTAGCCCGCATCGCGACGCTGCGAGGGCTTCAAATCCCGACTTTTCGTGCGAACCATTGCGTGCAGCTAATCAAGTGGAAAACGTCGCATGAATGGATGCCGCGTTCACACGAGTGCGCGAACTGTCGTGAACAAGTTCCGCGTGCCTTCCACGCTGCTCGGATAACCTGCGCCGCGTCGGGTTCGAGTTGGAGACGAGCGATGCGAAAGATGCTGGCAGTCCTGTTGTTCGGCCTGATCGCGATTCCTGGCGCGCGATCGCAGGAGATCGTCATCGGTCAATCGGTGGCCCTGAGCGGTGCCAATGCCGACATCGGCCGCGACATGCGCGACGGTGCGCTGGCGGTGTTCGCGAAAGTGAATGCCACCAATGCACTCGGTGGCCGGCGCGTGAAGCTGGTCACGCTGGACAACGCGAACAATCGCGAGCGCGCCCTCGAGAACACGCAGCAGCTGCTGGGCCAGCACGGCGCGCTCGCGCTGTTCGGCTACAACTCCGCCACCAACAGCGTCGACTCGCTGCCGATCGCCGCGCGCAGCGGCGTGTTGTTCTTCGCGCCGTTCAGCGGGTCGCTGGCGCTGCGCAACCACCCCAACGTCTTCACGATCCGCGCCTCCTATCGCGAGGAGGCGCTGAAGATCGTCGAGGCCAAGCGCGCCGTCGGCGCCGACAAGGCGGTCATCCTGCACTACGACGATGAGGTGGGCCGCAGCAACTACGAGGCCGTCGCCAGCGTCTATGTCGAGGCAGGCGCCTCAAAACCGCCGGGCGTGGCCATCAAGCGCGGCGCGCAGGTCGATGCGGCGTCCATCGGCAGCCTGCTGAAGATGGCACCGCACTACGTGCTCGCGACCACCCAATACAGCGCGGTGCGCGACGTGCTCAAGGCGGCCGACGAGAAGGGCACCCCGCTGTCGATCGCGGCGCTGTCCTTCGTCAACCCCGACGAGCTGGCCGATTCGGTCGGCCAGCTGGCCCGCGGCACGATCGTCGCGCAAGTGATCCCGTCGCCGCGTTCCGCCAACCACGTCTCGATGCCGCTGGTCAAGGAATGCGCGGAAGCGCTCGTCGCGCTCAACGGCGCCAAGCTGAACTACACCTCCTTCGAATCGTGCATCGCGGCCCATGCGCTGGTCGCCGCGCTGAAGAAGGCCGGCCCGCAGCCGACCCGCGAAGGCATTCTCCAGGCCATGGGCTCGCTGGGCCGCCTGGATCTCGGCGGCTATTCGCTGCAGTTTTCGCCGACGCGGCACCATGGAAGCAGCTGGGTGGAATTGACGATGCTGTCGCGGGGGAATCGGTTTGTGCAGTAG
- a CDS encoding tripartite tricarboxylate transporter substrate-binding protein: MPTVPALAAWEPAKPVEFVVPAGTGGGADQMARLIQGIIVKHKLMKEPLVVVNKSGGAGAEGFLSVKDAKGDPHKIIITLSNLFTTPMATGVPFNWKDMTPVAMMALDQFVLWTSGSGPYKNAGEYVAAVKSAGPNKFKMAGTGSKQEDQILTVAIEKATGTKFIYVPFKGGGEVAVQLVGGHVHSTVNNPIEAVAQWRAGTLRAQCVFDDQRMPFKAKVTDTQSWNDIPTCKEAGVPARYTMLRGIFMPSGVTPDQLAFYVDLLSKVRATPEWKEYMEKGAFNPTFMTGAPFTQWLEAAEATHRSLMTEAGFIAAGK, encoded by the coding sequence ATGCCCACGGTGCCGGCCCTTGCCGCATGGGAGCCGGCCAAGCCGGTGGAGTTCGTCGTGCCGGCCGGAACCGGCGGCGGCGCCGACCAGATGGCGCGCCTGATCCAGGGCATCATCGTCAAGCACAAGCTGATGAAAGAGCCGCTCGTCGTCGTCAACAAGTCGGGCGGCGCCGGCGCCGAAGGTTTCCTCTCGGTCAAGGACGCGAAGGGAGATCCGCACAAGATCATCATCACGCTGTCGAACCTGTTCACGACACCGATGGCGACGGGCGTGCCCTTCAACTGGAAGGACATGACGCCGGTCGCGATGATGGCCCTCGATCAGTTCGTGCTGTGGACCAGCGGCAGCGGACCGTACAAGAACGCCGGCGAGTACGTGGCGGCGGTGAAGTCGGCGGGACCGAACAAGTTCAAGATGGCCGGCACCGGCTCCAAGCAGGAAGACCAGATCCTCACCGTCGCGATCGAGAAGGCGACCGGCACCAAGTTCATCTATGTGCCGTTCAAGGGCGGCGGCGAAGTGGCCGTGCAGCTCGTGGGCGGTCATGTCCACTCGACCGTCAACAACCCGATCGAGGCCGTGGCGCAGTGGCGCGCCGGCACCCTGCGCGCGCAGTGCGTGTTCGACGACCAGCGCATGCCGTTCAAGGCCAAGGTGACCGACACGCAGTCGTGGAACGACATCCCGACCTGCAAGGAAGCCGGCGTGCCGGCCAGGTACACGATGCTGCGCGGCATCTTCATGCCCTCCGGCGTGACGCCCGACCAGCTCGCGTTCTACGTGGACCTGCTCTCCAAGGTTCGCGCCACGCCGGAGTGGAAGGAGTACATGGAGAAGGGTGCGTTCAATCCCACCTTCATGACCGGCGCTCCATTCACGCAGTGGCTCGAGGCCGCCGAAGCCACGCATCGCAGCCTGATGACGGAAGCCGGCTTCATCGCCGCCGGCAAGTAG
- a CDS encoding tripartite tricarboxylate transporter TctB family protein codes for MAHDKTSAAASRSGIATCRVDAAVAAVLLVIGLAVIVESRRLGAGWTSDGPGAGYFPFFIGVIIVVSGLGILYDALLGKNRKTEIFVDTVQLKRVMSVLLPAAGYVLAIAFVGVYVASTLYIALFMVVLGKYSWARSAFAALGVDTLLFFMFEVWFKVPLFKGSLDPLRFLGY; via the coding sequence ATGGCGCACGACAAGACATCCGCGGCCGCGAGCCGCTCGGGCATTGCCACTTGCCGCGTCGACGCGGCGGTCGCGGCGGTCCTGCTGGTCATCGGCCTCGCCGTGATCGTCGAGAGCCGCAGGCTGGGCGCGGGCTGGACCAGCGACGGGCCGGGAGCCGGCTACTTCCCGTTCTTCATCGGGGTGATCATCGTCGTCTCGGGCCTCGGCATCCTGTACGACGCCTTGCTCGGCAAGAACCGGAAGACCGAGATCTTCGTCGACACCGTGCAGTTGAAGCGCGTGATGTCGGTGCTGCTGCCCGCCGCGGGGTACGTGCTGGCGATCGCCTTCGTCGGCGTCTATGTCGCGTCGACGCTCTACATCGCCCTGTTCATGGTCGTCCTGGGCAAGTACTCGTGGGCCAGGAGCGCCTTCGCGGCACTGGGCGTCGACACGCTCCTCTTCTTCATGTTCGAAGTGTGGTTCAAGGTCCCGCTGTTCAAGGGCTCGCTGGATCCGCTGCGCTTTCTCGGCTACTGA
- a CDS encoding tripartite tricarboxylate transporter permease produces MEEVSSLMHGFAVILTPLNIGLMFVGIVLGVLIGVLPGLGGANGVAILLPLTFTMSPTSAIIMLSCIYWGALFGGAITSILFNIPGEPWSVATTFDGYPMAQNGRAGAALTTAFTSSFVGAFVAVVMITFLAPLVARFALKFGAPEFFSVYLLTFCSFVGMGKGSPYKILGSMALGFAMATVGMDTVTGQLRMTFGMHELMRGFDFLIAVIGLFGIGEILLSMEEGLRFSGKSAKIDPKVVLQTWAQLPRYWLTSVRSSLIGIWMGITPGGATPASFMSYGLAKKMSRSGPKFGTGEMEGVVAPETAAHAAGTSALLPMLALGIPGSPTAAVLLGGLLIWGLQPGPLLFVEQKDFVWGLIASMYLGNVVGLIVVLGTVPLFASILRIPFSIIAPVIIVICAIGAYTVHNAMLDIWFMLGFGVVGYLFKKLDFPLAPLVLALVLGDKAEDSFRQAMLVSQGDVMIMWSNPLVATITTLALVLLFWPLISKVLAWVKAARPDELPAERPVD; encoded by the coding sequence ATGGAAGAAGTCAGCTCCCTGATGCACGGCTTCGCCGTGATCCTCACCCCGCTGAACATCGGCCTGATGTTCGTCGGCATCGTGCTGGGCGTGCTCATCGGCGTGCTGCCCGGGCTGGGCGGCGCCAACGGCGTGGCCATCCTTCTGCCGCTCACGTTCACGATGTCGCCGACCTCGGCCATCATCATGCTGTCCTGCATCTACTGGGGCGCCTTGTTCGGCGGGGCGATCACCTCGATCCTGTTCAACATCCCCGGCGAGCCCTGGTCGGTGGCCACCACCTTCGACGGCTACCCGATGGCGCAGAACGGCCGGGCCGGCGCGGCCCTGACCACCGCCTTCACGTCCTCGTTCGTGGGCGCCTTCGTGGCGGTCGTGATGATCACCTTCCTCGCGCCGCTGGTCGCGCGGTTCGCGCTCAAGTTCGGCGCGCCGGAGTTCTTCTCGGTGTACCTGCTCACCTTCTGCAGCTTCGTGGGCATGGGCAAGGGCTCTCCGTACAAGATCCTCGGGTCGATGGCGCTGGGCTTTGCGATGGCCACCGTCGGGATGGACACGGTCACCGGCCAGTTGCGCATGACCTTCGGCATGCACGAGCTGATGCGCGGCTTCGACTTCCTGATCGCGGTCATCGGCCTGTTCGGCATCGGCGAAATCCTGCTGTCGATGGAAGAAGGCCTCAGGTTCTCCGGCAAGAGCGCGAAGATCGATCCGAAAGTGGTGCTGCAGACCTGGGCGCAGCTTCCCCGCTACTGGCTCACGTCGGTGCGCAGCTCGCTGATCGGCATCTGGATGGGCATCACGCCCGGAGGCGCGACACCCGCCTCGTTCATGAGCTACGGCCTCGCGAAGAAGATGTCGCGCAGCGGCCCGAAGTTCGGCACCGGCGAAATGGAAGGCGTGGTCGCGCCCGAGACGGCAGCTCACGCGGCCGGCACCAGCGCGCTGCTGCCCATGCTGGCACTCGGCATCCCCGGCTCGCCCACCGCGGCAGTGCTGCTCGGCGGGCTGCTGATCTGGGGCCTGCAACCGGGCCCGTTGCTGTTCGTCGAGCAGAAGGATTTCGTCTGGGGCCTCATCGCGAGCATGTACCTCGGCAATGTCGTGGGGCTGATCGTCGTGCTGGGCACGGTGCCGCTGTTCGCGTCGATCCTGCGCATCCCGTTCTCGATCATCGCGCCGGTGATCATCGTCATCTGCGCGATCGGCGCCTACACGGTGCACAACGCGATGCTCGACATCTGGTTCATGCTCGGCTTCGGCGTGGTCGGCTATCTCTTCAAGAAGCTGGACTTTCCGCTCGCACCGCTGGTGCTCGCGCTGGTGCTCGGAGACAAGGCGGAGGACTCCTTCCGCCAGGCGATGCTGGTGTCGCAGGGCGACGTGATGATCATGTGGTCGAACCCGCTGGTCGCCACCATCACGACGCTGGCGCTGGTGCTGCTGTTCTGGCCGCTCATCTCGAAGGTGCTCGCCTGGGTCAAGGCCGCCAGGCCCGACGAGCTTCCCGCCGAACGACCGGTGGACTGA
- the oxc gene encoding oxalyl-CoA decarboxylase, which produces MPKGETTDGFHLVIDALKLNDIDTIFGLPGIPITDLTRMAQAEGMRVISFRHEQHAGNAAAAAGFLTGKPGICLTVSAPGFLNGLTALANATTNCFPMILISGSSEREIVDLQQGDYEEMDQLAIAKPLCKAAYRVLHAADIGIGIARAIRAALSGRPGGVYLDLPAKLLAQTMDAAAGQASLIKVVDPAPRQIPAPDAVQRALALLRGARRPLILLGKGAAYAQADADIRALVERTGIPYLPMSMAKGLLPDNHPQSASAARSYVLAEADVVMLVGARLNWLLSHGKGKTWGAPNTKQFIQIDIAPTEIDSNVAIAAPVIGDIGSCVSALLAGIDANWSRPPAEWTAAVADRKDRNLSKMAATLALNPSPMNFHSALAAIREVVKSRPDAIVVNEGANTLDFARSIVDMYEPRKRLDVGTWGIMGIGMGFAVAAAVTTGKPVIAIEGDSAFGFSGMEVETICRYDLPVCVVVFNNNGVYRGTDVNPSGTADVAPTVFVKGARYDRMIEAFGGVGVHATTPAELRKGLEQALASGKPTLINAVIDETAGTESGRITMLNPQAAARKN; this is translated from the coding sequence ATGCCGAAGGGCGAAACGACCGACGGCTTCCACCTCGTCATCGATGCCCTGAAGCTGAACGACATCGACACGATATTCGGCTTGCCCGGCATTCCGATCACCGATCTCACGCGCATGGCGCAGGCCGAGGGCATGCGGGTCATCTCCTTCCGCCACGAGCAGCACGCCGGCAACGCAGCCGCGGCCGCCGGGTTCCTCACCGGAAAGCCGGGCATCTGCCTGACGGTCTCGGCCCCGGGCTTCCTCAACGGACTGACGGCCCTGGCCAACGCGACGACCAACTGCTTTCCGATGATCCTGATCAGCGGCTCGAGCGAGCGCGAGATCGTCGACCTGCAGCAGGGCGACTACGAAGAGATGGACCAGCTCGCCATCGCCAAGCCGCTGTGCAAGGCCGCCTACCGCGTGCTGCACGCAGCGGACATCGGCATCGGGATCGCGCGCGCGATTCGTGCCGCCCTGTCCGGCCGGCCCGGCGGTGTGTACCTGGACCTGCCCGCGAAGCTGCTGGCGCAGACGATGGACGCGGCGGCGGGCCAGGCGTCTCTGATCAAGGTCGTCGACCCCGCACCGCGCCAGATCCCTGCGCCCGACGCGGTCCAGCGCGCGCTCGCGCTGCTCAGGGGCGCCCGGCGGCCGCTGATCCTGCTGGGCAAGGGCGCCGCCTATGCCCAGGCCGATGCCGACATTCGCGCGCTCGTCGAAAGAACCGGGATCCCCTACCTGCCGATGTCCATGGCCAAGGGCCTGCTGCCCGACAACCATCCGCAGTCGGCTTCGGCAGCGCGTTCGTACGTGCTCGCGGAGGCCGACGTCGTGATGCTGGTGGGCGCGCGGCTGAACTGGTTGCTGTCCCATGGCAAGGGAAAGACGTGGGGCGCCCCGAACACCAAGCAGTTCATCCAGATCGATATCGCGCCGACCGAGATCGACAGCAACGTGGCCATTGCCGCGCCGGTCATTGGTGACATCGGATCGTGCGTTTCGGCGCTGCTGGCCGGCATCGACGCGAACTGGTCCAGGCCGCCTGCCGAATGGACCGCCGCGGTCGCCGATCGCAAGGACAGGAACCTGTCGAAGATGGCGGCCACGCTGGCCCTGAACCCGTCGCCGATGAACTTCCACAGCGCGCTGGCGGCGATCCGCGAGGTGGTGAAGTCGCGTCCCGACGCCATCGTCGTCAACGAAGGCGCCAACACGCTGGACTTCGCGCGCAGCATCGTCGACATGTACGAGCCGCGCAAGCGCCTGGACGTCGGCACGTGGGGAATCATGGGCATCGGCATGGGCTTCGCCGTTGCCGCGGCGGTGACCACGGGCAAGCCGGTCATCGCCATCGAAGGCGACAGCGCCTTCGGCTTCAGCGGCATGGAAGTCGAGACGATCTGCCGCTACGACCTCCCGGTCTGCGTGGTCGTCTTCAACAACAACGGTGTCTATCGCGGCACCGACGTCAATCCGTCGGGCACCGCGGACGTGGCGCCGACGGTGTTCGTCAAGGGCGCCCGCTACGACAGGATGATCGAGGCCTTCGGCGGCGTCGGCGTCCACGCGACGACCCCGGCCGAGCTGCGCAAGGGCCTCGAGCAGGCCCTTGCGTCCGGCAAGCCGACGCTGATCAATGCCGTCATCGACGAGACGGCCGGCACCGAGAGCGGGCGCATCACCATGCTCAACCCGCAAGCCGCGGCCAGAAAGAATTAA
- the frc gene encoding formyl-CoA transferase produces MTKALDDIRIIDFTHVQAGPACTQMLAWFGADVIKVERPGAGDVTRSQLRDIPDVDALYFTQLNSNKRSLTLDTKTHEGKEVLEKLIKVSDVMVENFGPGALDRMGFSWKRILELNPRMILASVKGFSEGHHYEDLKVYENVAQCAGGAASTTGFWDGPPTVSAAALGDSNTGMHLAIGILTALRQRDKTGRGQKVACSMQDAVLNLCRVKLRDQLRLDRLGYLEEYPQYPHGTFTDVVPRGGNAGGGGQPGWVLKCKGWETDPNAYIYFTIQGQAWAPICDAIGKPEWKSDPAYMTPKARQPHITDIFATIEDWLKDKTKFEAVDILRTFDIPCAPVMSMKELSVDPSLRASGTIVEVDHKARGKYLTVGSPIKFSDMKVEVKASPLLGEHTDQVLAELGYSMDKIATFHVARIV; encoded by the coding sequence ATGACCAAAGCACTCGACGACATCAGGATCATCGACTTCACGCATGTCCAGGCAGGACCCGCTTGCACGCAGATGCTGGCGTGGTTCGGCGCCGACGTGATCAAGGTCGAGCGACCGGGCGCGGGCGACGTGACCCGCAGCCAGTTGCGCGACATCCCCGATGTGGATGCGCTGTACTTCACCCAGCTCAACAGCAACAAGCGATCGCTGACGCTGGACACCAAGACCCACGAGGGCAAGGAAGTGCTCGAGAAGCTGATCAAGGTGTCGGACGTGATGGTCGAGAACTTCGGCCCCGGCGCGCTCGATCGCATGGGCTTCAGCTGGAAGCGCATCCTCGAGCTCAACCCCAGGATGATCCTGGCATCGGTGAAGGGCTTCTCGGAAGGCCACCACTACGAGGACCTCAAGGTCTACGAGAACGTCGCGCAGTGCGCCGGCGGCGCGGCGTCGACGACCGGCTTCTGGGACGGCCCGCCCACCGTGAGCGCCGCGGCGCTGGGCGACAGCAACACCGGCATGCACCTGGCGATCGGCATCCTCACGGCGCTGCGCCAGCGCGACAAGACCGGACGCGGACAGAAGGTCGCCTGCTCCATGCAGGACGCGGTGCTCAACCTGTGCCGCGTGAAGCTGCGTGACCAGCTTCGGCTGGACCGACTCGGCTACCTCGAGGAGTATCCCCAGTACCCCCACGGCACGTTCACCGATGTGGTGCCGCGCGGCGGCAACGCCGGCGGCGGCGGCCAGCCCGGATGGGTGCTCAAGTGCAAGGGCTGGGAGACCGATCCCAACGCCTACATCTACTTCACGATCCAGGGCCAGGCCTGGGCGCCCATCTGCGATGCGATCGGCAAGCCCGAGTGGAAAAGCGACCCGGCCTACATGACGCCGAAGGCACGCCAGCCCCACATCACCGACATCTTCGCGACCATCGAGGACTGGCTGAAGGACAAGACCAAGTTCGAAGCCGTCGACATCCTGCGCACGTTCGACATTCCGTGCGCCCCGGTCATGTCGATGAAGGAGCTTTCGGTCGACCCGTCGCTGCGCGCCAGCGGCACCATCGTCGAGGTCGACCACAAGGCGCGCGGCAAGTACCTCACGGTCGGAAGCCCGATCAAGTTCTCGGACATGAAGGTGGAAGTCAAGGCCTCTCCGCTGCTCGGCGAACACACCGACCAGGTGCTCGCCGAGCTGGGCTACAGCATGGACAAGATCGCGACCTTCCACGTCGCCAGGATCGTCTGA
- a CDS encoding PAS domain-containing protein has product MPAAIDLTQLIDALGDAVVATDASGAIVMWNPAAERMFGYSRQEAMGQSLDLIIPERLRKRHWDGYHKTMATGHTKYGTDLLKVPAAHKDGRALSIAFTVAMLRSADGKPAAIVSVIRDETSRFNEERSLRKRLAELEARAASSDISA; this is encoded by the coding sequence ATGCCAGCAGCCATCGACCTCACCCAGCTCATCGACGCCCTCGGCGATGCGGTCGTCGCCACCGACGCGAGCGGCGCGATCGTCATGTGGAACCCCGCGGCCGAGCGCATGTTCGGCTACTCGCGGCAGGAGGCGATGGGTCAGTCCCTCGACCTGATCATTCCCGAGCGCCTGCGCAAGCGCCACTGGGACGGCTACCACAAGACCATGGCCACCGGCCACACCAAGTACGGCACCGATCTGCTCAAGGTGCCGGCCGCGCACAAGGACGGCCGGGCCCTGTCGATCGCGTTCACGGTGGCGATGCTGCGTTCTGCCGACGGAAAGCCCGCGGCCATCGTGTCGGTGATCCGCGATGAAACGAGTCGCTTCAACGAGGAGCGCAGCCTGCGCAAGAGGCTGGCGGAACTCGAGGCGCGCGCGGCGTCGAGCGACATCTCGGCTTGA
- a CDS encoding fumarylacetoacetate hydrolase family protein has product MPQRWMRFKHGGEARFGTLDGDVVHEHAGDMFAGSDPTGARFRLHDVELLTPTTPSKVIALWNNFHALADKLKLAAPAEPLYLLKAPNSYLAAHQTIRKPLCDAKVAFEGELGIVIGRTCTAVAQERALDHVFGYTCANDVTVPDILHRDPSFTQWDRAKGFDTFCPMGPVVATGLDPATLSVTTLLDGDVRQNYPISDMRFSVQQLVSMISRDMTLHPGDVILCGTSVGVGSMKPGSLVEVQIDGIGKLSNRFA; this is encoded by the coding sequence ATGCCGCAACGATGGATGCGCTTCAAGCACGGCGGCGAGGCCCGCTTCGGCACGCTGGACGGCGACGTCGTGCATGAACACGCGGGCGACATGTTCGCCGGGTCGGATCCGACCGGCGCTCGCTTTCGTCTGCACGACGTCGAACTGCTCACGCCCACCACGCCGAGCAAGGTCATCGCCCTGTGGAACAACTTCCACGCCCTGGCCGACAAGCTCAAGCTCGCCGCGCCGGCCGAGCCGCTCTACCTGCTGAAGGCGCCGAACTCGTACCTCGCGGCTCATCAGACCATCCGCAAGCCGCTGTGCGACGCGAAGGTGGCGTTCGAGGGCGAGCTCGGCATCGTCATCGGCAGGACCTGCACCGCCGTGGCGCAGGAACGCGCGCTCGATCACGTCTTCGGCTACACCTGCGCCAACGACGTCACGGTGCCGGACATCCTGCACCGCGATCCGTCGTTCACCCAGTGGGATCGCGCCAAGGGCTTCGACACCTTCTGCCCGATGGGCCCGGTGGTGGCCACCGGTCTCGATCCGGCCACACTCTCCGTGACCACGCTGCTCGACGGCGATGTTCGCCAGAACTACCCGATCAGCGACATGAGGTTCTCGGTGCAGCAGCTGGTCAGCATGATCTCCCGGGACATGACGCTCCATCCCGGCGACGTGATCCTGTGCGGCACCTCGGTCGGTGTCGGCTCGATGAAGCCCGGCAGCCTCGTGGAGGTCCAGATCGACGGCATCGGCAAGCTCAGCAACCGCTTCGCCTGA
- a CDS encoding AraC family transcriptional regulator, with product MSAMSDDPVPQASLSGRPVVGVGRVLLWSGGSLWIGRQGGVAQAHSHHAIQITLALTGSVRLCHEGPTWRDYTGAVVMAHHRHQFDGCGNDTAMIFVEPETVQGQALKARFGSVPVTALPEDIAMHMARPLHEAFREQAEDATLVSQARESLALLTGAGPLAAGIDPRIERAIAWMRSRLNEPTSLEQAAAQAHLSPSRFRHLFMEQTGVSFRAYLLWARVELAVGRGMSGQPWTAAAHEAGFADSAHLSRTCRRMFGIAPSMLVRVNP from the coding sequence ATGTCGGCAATGTCGGACGATCCGGTTCCCCAGGCATCGCTTTCGGGCCGCCCGGTGGTCGGCGTCGGGCGCGTGCTGCTGTGGAGTGGGGGCAGCCTCTGGATCGGTCGGCAGGGTGGGGTGGCGCAGGCGCACTCGCATCACGCGATCCAGATCACCCTGGCACTGACCGGCAGCGTCCGGCTGTGCCACGAAGGCCCGACGTGGCGCGACTACACCGGCGCGGTCGTCATGGCGCATCACCGGCATCAGTTCGACGGGTGCGGCAACGACACGGCGATGATCTTCGTGGAACCGGAAACGGTCCAGGGACAGGCGCTGAAGGCCCGGTTCGGGTCCGTTCCGGTCACCGCGCTGCCCGAAGACATCGCCATGCACATGGCGCGGCCGCTTCACGAGGCCTTTCGGGAGCAGGCCGAGGACGCGACGCTGGTGTCGCAGGCGCGAGAGTCGCTGGCGCTGCTGACGGGTGCCGGGCCGCTTGCGGCAGGCATCGATCCGCGCATCGAGCGCGCCATCGCCTGGATGCGCTCACGGCTGAATGAGCCGACCTCGCTCGAGCAGGCGGCCGCACAGGCACACCTGTCGCCGAGCCGGTTCCGGCACCTGTTCATGGAGCAGACCGGCGTGTCCTTCCGTGCCTACCTGCTGTGGGCGCGGGTGGAACTCGCCGTGGGACGCGGCATGTCGGGCCAGCCGTGGACTGCCGCGGCCCACGAGGCAGGATTTGCGGACTCCGCGCACCTCAGCCGAACCTGCCGGCGAATGTTCGGCATCGCCCCGAGCATGCTGGTGCGGGTAAACCCTTAG
- a CDS encoding FixH family protein has product MLRRHLIALLIVPLAGCMTPPTSLDQSMTRFTAERHYVVAIRPLTETIAINQMHSWEVKVTTSAGAPVQQARIDVDGGMPQHGHGLPTQPKVTRELGDGRYLLEGMKFSMPGWWELKLQVRSTDGQADRVTFNKVIELPKASRT; this is encoded by the coding sequence ATGCTGCGCCGCCACCTCATCGCTCTGCTGATTGTGCCCCTCGCCGGCTGCATGACGCCACCGACGAGCCTCGACCAATCCATGACCCGCTTCACCGCCGAGCGCCACTATGTGGTGGCCATCCGTCCGCTGACCGAGACGATTGCCATCAACCAGATGCATTCGTGGGAGGTGAAGGTCACGACGTCCGCCGGCGCACCGGTGCAGCAGGCGCGCATCGACGTGGACGGCGGCATGCCGCAGCATGGCCACGGTCTGCCGACCCAACCGAAGGTCACTCGCGAACTGGGCGACGGCCGCTACCTGCTCGAAGGCATGAAGTTCAGCATGCCGGGCTGGTGGGAACTGAAGCTGCAGGTACGCTCGACCGATGGCCAGGCGGATCGCGTCACCTTCAACAAGGTGATCGAGCTGCCCAAGGCCTCGCGGACCTGA